The following are from one region of the Mycetohabitans rhizoxinica HKI 454 genome:
- the panB gene encoding 3-methyl-2-oxobutanoate hydroxymethyltransferase, translating into MSYLQNSGRRAVTVPRLQQMREAGEPIAMLTCYDASFAALLERAGVDVLLIGDSLGNVLQGQTTTLPVSVADIAYHTASVARGSRGNALVVSDLPFGSYGTLADAYSSAVKLMQAGAQMVKLEGGAWLAETIRFLVERSVPVCAHLGLTPQSVHAFGGFKVQGKSDLAAEQLKKDAQLLEQAGAQMVVLEAIPAALGAQVTAALTIPTIGIGAGVDCSGQVLVLHDMLGVFPGKRPRFVKDFMAGQPSIEAAVQAYVRAVKDRTFPTAEHTF; encoded by the coding sequence TCGTGCCGTCACTGTTCCGCGCCTTCAGCAGATGCGTGAGGCCGGCGAGCCGATCGCGATGCTGACGTGCTACGACGCAAGCTTTGCGGCATTACTCGAGCGTGCGGGCGTGGACGTGCTCCTCATCGGCGACTCGCTCGGCAACGTGTTGCAGGGCCAGACCACAACGTTGCCGGTCAGCGTAGCGGATATCGCATACCACACCGCCAGCGTGGCGCGCGGCAGCCGCGGCAACGCGCTGGTCGTCTCGGATTTGCCGTTCGGCAGCTACGGTACGCTAGCAGACGCGTATTCAAGCGCCGTCAAGCTCATGCAGGCGGGCGCACAGATGGTCAAGCTTGAGGGCGGTGCATGGCTTGCTGAGACGATCCGCTTCCTGGTCGAACGGTCGGTGCCGGTCTGCGCGCACTTGGGGCTCACGCCGCAGTCGGTGCACGCGTTCGGCGGCTTTAAGGTCCAAGGCAAGAGCGATCTGGCGGCCGAACAGTTGAAAAAGGACGCCCAATTGCTCGAGCAGGCCGGCGCGCAAATGGTCGTGCTCGAAGCGATCCCTGCCGCGTTGGGGGCCCAGGTCACCGCGGCACTGACGATTCCGACGATCGGCATCGGCGCCGGCGTCGACTGCTCGGGTCAGGTACTGGTGTTGCATGACATGCTCGGCGTGTTCCCTGGCAAGCGGCCCCGGTTCGTCAAGGACTTCATGGCCGGCCAGCCATCGATCGAGGCAGCCGTCCAGGCCTACGTGCGCGCGGTCAAGGATCGGACGTTCCCCACCGCAGAGCATACGTTCTGA